CCGTTCCGGTCGCTATGACGACGTTGCGCCCTGCGTGAGCAAGATCGGCCGCCGCAATCTGATGTTGCCAGGGTCGCTTGATCCCACGATGCTGCAACGCGTTCACTAGGGTCGGGTCCACCCAGTCGGGCCAGTTCGCAGTTGCGCCACGATTAGCTGGGATCTCCACCGCGCTGACTGCGCCGCCGACAGCCTGATCCGCTGCAGCGATGAGTTCGGCAGCCGATACTGCCGCTGAGTCCTTCCGAACTGACGGAGTTGTCAGTTGTTCGCCACTCATTTCCTGCTACCTGCCCTGTTTGCCGGTGATCGCTGCCAGTTGCGTTACCGCTATCCATTGTCCGACAACTAGCTGGTTGTGCGGCATGACGGCATTCTCGCCTTGCTGTGCCGTGCCGGCGGCCCGAACTGGGGTCGAAGATTGGCCAAGCTCCAGCGGCGCCAGGGACCAGGCGATGATTCGGGTGCTGCGTCTCCCTGGTCCAGCCAGCGCGACGTCGTCTCCCGGGACATCTTGGCCTGCCTCGGCAGGATTTGCCACAAGATCTCGGGCAGGATCGGCCCGGATCCCTGCGGTTCGGGATATCGTGGCACGTGACTGCGGGGAAGCGGTGATGGGTAACCCCCGTGCCGAGCCGCCGTCGCACAAGTGCATACGGACAAGATGAAGTAAAGCCATTAAGGACCAGAGTGTCAGCGAGGTCCGACACCCAACGGCCGCAGGAGGCGACGTGGATCTGGGAATCACGACGAGACATTCAGGATCAACAACGGTTGTCTCGGTGACCGGGGAGCTCGATGTGCACACCGCCACCGAGCTGGAACTTGCTCTGCGCGAGATGATCTCTAATGGCCAGCACGACGTGGTGGTGGACCTCCGCGGCTTGGGGTTTCTGGATTCGACCGGGCTCAGCGTGCTGGTGAAGGCTCTCAAATGGGCGAAAGAAGCCGGCGGTGGGCTGCGAGTTGTCGCCGCCGATGACAAGATCAGTAAGGTGTTCATCATCACCGGGCTCGACCAGGCAATGTCGCTGGAGGCAACGCTGCCCGACGGAGTTGCTGACTGATGCCGCAGGCAATGCTGCGAGTCCCAGCCGCCGCTGATCAGGCACGCACCGCGCGGCTGGTGGCTAGTACCGCAGCTCGTCGAGCCGGAATGGCGGACGATCAACTAGACGATGTGCGACTG
The genomic region above belongs to Actinomycetes bacterium and contains:
- a CDS encoding STAS domain-containing protein, encoding MDLGITTRHSGSTTVVSVTGELDVHTATELELALREMISNGQHDVVVDLRGLGFLDSTGLSVLVKALKWAKEAGGGLRVVAADDKISKVFIITGLDQAMSLEATLPDGVAD